From Methanobrevibacter millerae, a single genomic window includes:
- a CDS encoding virulence RhuM family protein yields MNNDVVKTLLYVSEDGAVAINVIIDLENDIMWTTQKTMAELFGKNIKTISKHLTNIFESGELVKSEVTFNPNDSTNGGIVIISPDAKTQPILYNLDAIISVGYRVNSKQATHFRKWATSVLREYIVKGFALDDELLKKGSRFGKDYFDHLLSRIREIRASERRLIKKLQIYMQQVPITMGMPMKQKISLPQYRTCYCSL; encoded by the coding sequence ATGAATAATGATGTTGTAAAAACATTATTATATGTCAGTGAAGACGGAGCAGTAGCCATAAATGTAATTATTGATTTGGAAAATGACATTATGTGGACTACACAAAAAACCATGGCTGAATTATTCGGTAAAAATATCAAAACCATAAGTAAACATTTAACTAATATTTTTGAGTCTGGAGAATTGGTAAAATCAGAAGTTACCTTCAATCCGAACGATTCCACTAATGGTGGAATCGTTATTATTAGCCCTGATGCGAAAACACAACCAATATTATACAATCTGGATGCCATAATCTCAGTTGGTTATCGCGTAAACAGTAAACAGGCAACACACTTTCGTAAATGGGCGACAAGTGTGCTTAGAGAATATATTGTAAAAGGTTTTGCATTGGATGACGAATTATTGAAAAAAGGCAGCAGATTTGGAAAAGATTACTTTGACCATTTGCTTTCCAGAATTCGAGAAATACGTGCTTCAGAGAGAAGATTAATCAAAAAATTACAGATTTATATGCAACAAGTGCCGATTACAATGGGGATGCCGATGAAACAAAAGATTTCTTTGCCGCAGTACAGAACATGTTACTGTTCGCTATAA
- a CDS encoding DUF4013 domain-containing protein has translation MSIGEIIGDAIAYPFKNIKALVLYVILAIIAAFIGGAAVLSLAATYTSKGLGAYAFGGLSIVGIIVFVLVLLLIDGYGLDIVKYGIERRADGPGIDIGRQISNAVKLIVVNIVYYIIPAIIILVLGLFLRDWILTIISIILIIVFALANFMAKCRLAKSDSLGDALAIGEAMGDISRVGIGKIIGTVIVIAIILIVVAIIIAYLYKLNSTIGSVLLGIFSVYFIFFYNRAIGLLYSDA, from the coding sequence ATGAGTATAGGTGAAATTATTGGAGATGCAATAGCATATCCATTTAAAAATATTAAAGCATTAGTATTGTATGTAATTCTAGCTATCATCGCCGCATTCATCGGTGGTGCAGCAGTACTCAGTCTTGCAGCTACATACACCTCAAAAGGTTTAGGTGCATATGCATTTGGTGGACTAAGTATTGTTGGAATCATTGTTTTTGTCCTTGTATTGTTATTGATTGACGGATACGGATTAGACATTGTAAAATATGGTATTGAAAGAAGGGCTGACGGTCCTGGAATAGACATTGGAAGACAAATCTCAAACGCTGTTAAATTAATTGTTGTTAACATTGTTTACTACATTATTCCTGCAATTATCATTTTAGTTTTAGGTCTTTTCCTCAGAGACTGGATACTTACCATAATCAGCATAATCTTAATTATCGTATTTGCTTTAGCTAACTTTATGGCTAAATGTAGATTAGCAAAATCAGACAGTTTAGGTGACGCTTTAGCTATTGGAGAAGCTATGGGAGACATTTCCAGAGTAGGTATCGGTAAAATCATAGGTACTGTTATTGTTATTGCTATTATTTTAATAGTCGTTGCAATTATCATTGCATACTTATATAAACTGAACAGTACTATCGGCAGTGTTTTATTAGGTATTTTCTCAGTTTACTTTATATTCTTCTACAATAGAGCTATTGGTTTATTATACTCTGACGCATAA
- a CDS encoding TIGR00266 family protein, whose translation MEYEISGGSFPIVICTLRKGETMKNETGAMAFMTSGMNMDTNTGGGLLKGIGRALAGDTVFLNFFTAESDGEQIGFSSCTPGKIMPIRLDGSNTIIGQKNAFLAAEESVEVDIYFRNKLGTGIFGGEGFILQKFTGNGMVFLEIDGEVIEKDLAPGEKILVDPGHIAAMEESVEFDIERVKGAKNILFGEGLFFSRLTGPGKVWIQTMPISKLAQSIIPFLPERSD comes from the coding sequence ATGGAATATGAAATAAGTGGAGGTTCTTTTCCTATTGTAATCTGCACATTACGAAAGGGCGAAACAATGAAAAATGAAACTGGCGCAATGGCATTCATGACATCAGGCATGAATATGGATACCAATACCGGCGGTGGCTTATTGAAAGGAATTGGAAGAGCATTGGCCGGAGATACAGTATTTTTAAATTTCTTTACTGCAGAATCTGACGGAGAACAAATTGGATTTTCATCATGCACTCCAGGAAAAATCATGCCTATAAGACTGGATGGATCAAATACAATTATCGGTCAGAAAAATGCCTTTTTAGCAGCTGAAGAAAGTGTCGAGGTTGACATATACTTTAGAAATAAGCTTGGAACCGGAATATTTGGTGGTGAAGGTTTTATTCTTCAAAAATTCACCGGAAACGGCATGGTATTTTTAGAAATTGATGGAGAGGTCATTGAAAAGGACTTGGCACCTGGAGAAAAAATATTAGTTGATCCGGGTCACATTGCTGCAATGGAAGAAAGCGTTGAATTTGACATTGAAAGAGTTAAAGGAGCTAAAAATATATTATTCGGAGAAGGATTGTTCTTCTCAAGATTAACCGGACCGGGCAAAGTATGGATTCAAACAATGCCGATATCCAAATTGGCTCAATCAATAATTCCATTCTTACCAGAACGATCTGACTAA